One genomic window of Streptococcus mitis includes the following:
- a CDS encoding N-acetylneuraminate lyase, which yields MKDLTKYKGVIPAFYACYDENGEISQERVKSLVQYFIDKGVKGIYVNGSSGECIYQSVEDRKQIIEAVMEVAKGKLTVINHVACNNTKDSIELAKHSESVGVDAIAAIPPIYFKLPEYSIAAYWNAMSEAAPNTDFIIYNIPQLAGVALTGSLYATMRQNPRVIGVKNSSMPVQDIQMFVAAGGEDYIVFNGPDEQYLGGRLMGAEAGIGGTYGVMPDLFLKLESLIQERDLDTAKKLQYAINEVIYKMVSGKANMYAVAKEVLRLNEKLDLGSVRQPLEALAEGDLEVAKQAAELIQQARKEFL from the coding sequence ATGAAAGATTTAACTAAATACAAAGGCGTTATTCCTGCATTTTATGCTTGCTATGATGAAAATGGTGAAATTAGCCAAGAACGTGTAAAATCTCTGGTGCAATATTTCATTGACAAAGGTGTAAAAGGTATCTATGTAAATGGTTCTTCAGGCGAATGTATTTACCAAAGTGTAGAAGATCGTAAACAAATTATTGAAGCTGTTATGGAAGTTGCTAAAGGTAAATTAACAGTTATCAACCATGTTGCATGTAATAACACGAAAGATAGTATTGAATTGGCAAAACATTCAGAAAGCGTTGGAGTCGATGCTATTGCTGCTATCCCACCAATTTACTTCAAATTGCCAGAATATTCAATCGCAGCATATTGGAATGCAATGAGTGAAGCTGCGCCAAATACAGATTTTATCATTTATAATATTCCACAATTGGCAGGGGTTGCGTTGACTGGTAGTTTGTATGCAACAATGCGTCAAAATCCTCGTGTGATTGGAGTTAAAAATTCTTCTATGCCTGTACAAGATATTCAAATGTTTGTAGCTGCAGGTGGAGAAGATTACATTGTATTCAATGGTCCAGATGAACAATATCTTGGTGGTCGCTTGATGGGAGCAGAAGCTGGTATTGGTGGTACTTATGGCGTTATGCCAGATTTGTTCTTGAAATTGGAAAGTTTGATTCAAGAACGAGATTTAGATACTGCTAAAAAACTTCAATATGCTATCAATGAAGTTATCTATAAGATGGTATCAGGTAAGGCAAATATGTATGCTGTAGCAAAAGAGGTTTTGCGTCTAAATGAAAAACTTGATTTAGGTTCTGTTCGTCAACCCTTAGAAGCATTGGCAGAAGGTGACTTGGAAGTTGCAAAACAAGCAGCAGAACTTATTCAACAAGCACGAAAAGAATTTTTATAA